A single region of the Prevotella sp. HUN102 genome encodes:
- a CDS encoding electron transfer flavoprotein subunit beta/FixA family protein: MSLKIVVLAKQVPDTRNVGKDAMTAEGTVNRAALPAIFNPEDLNALEQALRLKDENPGSTVGILTMGPPRAGEIIRQGLFRGADTGWLLTDRKFAGADTLATSYALATAIKKIGDVDIVIGGRQAIDGDTAQVGPQVAQKLGLNQVTYAEEILKVEDGKATIRRHIDGGVETVVAPLPVVITVNGTAAPARPCNAKLVMKYKYATCPMERKGDEPWAELYETRPYLTLTQWSVADVDGDEAQCGLSGSPTKVKSVQNIVFQAKESKTITGSDADIEGLVKELLDEKIIG; encoded by the coding sequence ATGAGTTTGAAAATCGTTGTACTTGCCAAGCAGGTACCAGACACAAGAAATGTGGGCAAGGATGCTATGACAGCTGAAGGCACTGTGAACCGTGCCGCGCTGCCGGCTATCTTCAACCCTGAAGACTTGAATGCTTTGGAGCAGGCTCTTCGGCTGAAAGACGAGAACCCTGGTTCAACAGTTGGTATTCTCACTATGGGACCTCCCCGTGCAGGCGAAATAATCCGTCAGGGACTTTTCCGTGGAGCAGACACCGGTTGGCTATTGACCGACCGTAAGTTTGCAGGTGCCGACACGTTGGCTACGTCTTATGCACTGGCAACTGCCATCAAGAAGATTGGCGATGTGGATATTGTTATCGGCGGCCGTCAGGCTATCGACGGCGATACGGCACAGGTTGGTCCGCAGGTGGCACAGAAGCTCGGTCTGAATCAGGTTACTTACGCAGAGGAAATCCTGAAGGTGGAGGACGGAAAGGCTACCATCCGCCGCCATATCGACGGTGGTGTGGAAACCGTTGTTGCCCCTCTTCCGGTGGTTATTACGGTAAACGGCACGGCTGCACCGGCTCGTCCCTGCAATGCCAAGCTCGTAATGAAATATAAGTACGCAACCTGTCCTATGGAGCGCAAGGGCGACGAGCCGTGGGCAGAGCTTTACGAGACGCGTCCTTACCTGACTTTGACCCAATGGTCGGTAGCTGATGTTGATGGTGACGAAGCCCAGTGTGGTCTTTCCGGCTCTCCAACCAAGGTGAAGAGCGTTCAGAACATCGTGTTCCAAGCTAAGGAAAGCAAGACTATCACAGGTTCGGATGCTGATATAGAAGGATTGGTAAAGGAACTTCTCGACGAGAAGATAATTGGATAA
- a CDS encoding enoyl-ACP reductase: MSNNLLSGKRGIIFGALNEQSIAWKVAERAVEEGAQITLSNTPIAVRMGTVNALSEKLNCEVIPADATSVEDLENVFKRSMEVLGGKIDFVLHSIGMSPNVRKRRTYDNLDYKMLDTTLDVSAVSFHKMIQSAKKLDAISEGGSILALTYVAAQRTFYGYNDMADAKALLESIARSFGYIYGREKGVRINTISQSPTMTTAGQGVKGMDKLYDFADRMSPLGNASAAECADYCIVMFSDLTKKVTMQNLYHDGGFSNVGMSLRAMATYEKGLDEYKDENGNIIYG, translated from the coding sequence ATGAGTAACAACTTATTATCAGGAAAAAGAGGCATCATTTTCGGTGCATTGAACGAACAGTCAATTGCTTGGAAAGTAGCCGAGCGTGCCGTTGAAGAAGGCGCACAGATTACACTTTCAAATACTCCAATTGCGGTAAGAATGGGAACAGTCAATGCACTGTCCGAAAAACTCAATTGCGAGGTTATACCGGCTGATGCCACAAGTGTTGAAGACTTGGAAAACGTATTCAAGCGTTCTATGGAAGTCTTAGGTGGAAAGATTGATTTTGTACTGCATTCTATCGGTATGTCGCCGAACGTTCGCAAGCGTCGCACATACGATAATCTCGACTACAAGATGCTCGACACGACACTCGACGTGTCTGCCGTTTCATTCCATAAGATGATTCAGAGTGCGAAGAAGCTCGATGCCATCAGCGAAGGAGGTTCAATCCTCGCCCTTACCTACGTGGCTGCACAGCGCACATTCTACGGCTACAACGATATGGCTGACGCAAAGGCACTCTTGGAAAGCATTGCGCGCAGCTTCGGCTACATCTATGGACGCGAAAAGGGCGTGCGCATCAACACGATTTCACAGTCTCCTACAATGACTACTGCCGGACAGGGCGTGAAGGGTATGGACAAGCTCTACGACTTTGCCGACCGTATGTCGCCACTCGGCAACGCCTCTGCTGCCGAATGCGCTGACTACTGTATCGTAATGTTCTCCGACCTTACCAAGAAAGTAACAATGCAGAATCTCTATCACGACGGTGGTTTCTCCAACGTGGGTATGAGTCTCCGTGCTATGGCTACTTACGAGAAGGGACTCGACGAGTACAAGGATGAAAACGGTAATATTATCTACGGATAA
- the dnaG gene encoding DNA primase, protein MIDNPTVQRILDAANIVDVVSEFVSLRKAGTSYKGLCPFHDDRTPSFSVSPVKGVYKCFSCGEAGNVVNFIMKHEQVTYPEALKWIARKYNIEVQERELTSEEKRLENERESMFLVNEWASKYFQNILKNNVDGQAIGLQYFRSRGFRDDIIQKFQLGYCLNNRQAFSNAALLAGYKKEFLIKTGLCFERENGELVDRFNGRVLFPWISVSGKVTAFGGRLLDSRTKGVSQKYVNSPDSEIYHKERELYGIFQAKKAIAKFDLVYMVEGYTDVVSMHQCGIENVVANSGTALSTHQIKLLRRFTPNIVLLYDGDAAGQHAALRGTDMLLSEGMNVKVLLIPDGKDPDELARSYSAEDFRKYIEENQTDFIVFKINVLLKGVSDPVKRSEAINSIVQSIAVIKDPILRDTYLRECAHRTGVKEETLIAQMNRYIHSDREQQRKEQERRMDATPLSESVPSPVRPATPVQQASKVETMLVQAIVRDGEKIIIRDVPNEETGTTVNLNVAQYIAYDLGLDNLSFSNPVSIQILQEAVEHSSDEGFKAEEYFTHHSDINLSTLAVKLSVDRFQLSESLQLKERETDLRDRIIHLILDFRMNYVEQHLKALQARLSQEQDIDKMMEIMAELKNMQEMRNILAKKLGTDIVVR, encoded by the coding sequence ATGATTGACAACCCAACGGTACAAAGGATTCTTGATGCAGCGAATATTGTAGACGTAGTTTCGGAATTTGTTTCTTTGCGAAAGGCAGGAACAAGTTACAAGGGATTGTGCCCGTTCCACGACGACCGAACGCCGTCGTTTTCCGTCAGTCCGGTAAAGGGAGTGTATAAATGTTTCTCGTGTGGCGAAGCCGGCAACGTGGTAAACTTCATAATGAAGCACGAACAGGTTACGTATCCTGAAGCGTTGAAATGGATTGCAAGGAAATACAATATCGAAGTTCAGGAACGCGAGCTTACTTCGGAGGAAAAGCGTCTGGAAAACGAGCGCGAGTCTATGTTTCTCGTGAATGAATGGGCATCGAAGTATTTCCAGAATATCCTGAAAAACAATGTAGACGGACAGGCTATCGGTTTGCAGTATTTCCGCAGCCGTGGATTCCGGGACGACATTATTCAGAAATTCCAGTTGGGATATTGTCTGAACAACCGACAGGCTTTCTCCAATGCCGCCCTGCTGGCAGGCTACAAGAAAGAGTTTCTGATAAAGACAGGACTGTGTTTTGAACGCGAAAACGGCGAGCTCGTAGACCGTTTCAACGGCCGTGTCCTCTTTCCTTGGATAAGCGTGAGCGGCAAGGTTACTGCATTCGGAGGCCGTCTGCTCGACTCCCGCACAAAGGGCGTGAGTCAGAAATACGTCAATTCGCCCGACAGCGAAATCTATCACAAGGAAAGAGAACTTTACGGAATCTTTCAGGCGAAGAAAGCCATTGCGAAGTTCGACCTCGTATATATGGTGGAAGGCTATACGGACGTGGTTTCGATGCACCAGTGCGGCATTGAGAACGTGGTGGCAAACAGCGGAACTGCGCTCTCAACCCATCAGATAAAGCTGCTCCGGAGATTCACGCCGAACATTGTTTTGCTCTACGACGGCGACGCAGCCGGGCAGCACGCAGCTCTCCGCGGTACGGATATGCTGCTCTCGGAAGGGATGAACGTGAAGGTTTTGCTGATTCCCGACGGAAAGGATCCCGACGAACTGGCACGCAGCTATTCGGCTGAGGATTTCCGAAAATACATCGAGGAGAATCAGACCGACTTCATTGTCTTTAAGATAAACGTGCTCCTGAAGGGCGTGAGCGACCCCGTGAAGCGTTCGGAGGCCATCAATTCCATTGTTCAGAGCATTGCCGTGATCAAGGATCCCATTCTTCGCGACACCTATCTGCGCGAGTGCGCACACAGAACAGGCGTGAAGGAGGAGACGCTGATTGCACAGATGAACCGGTATATACACAGCGACCGCGAGCAGCAGCGCAAGGAACAGGAGCGAAGGATGGATGCAACGCCGCTTTCCGAGTCTGTTCCGAGTCCTGTCCGACCTGCAACGCCTGTGCAGCAGGCATCCAAAGTTGAGACAATGCTCGTGCAGGCAATCGTGCGCGATGGCGAGAAAATCATCATCCGCGATGTTCCCAATGAGGAAACAGGCACTACCGTAAATCTGAACGTGGCACAATACATTGCCTACGACCTCGGTCTGGACAACCTTTCCTTCTCCAATCCCGTCTCAATTCAGATTCTTCAAGAGGCAGTTGAGCACAGTTCGGACGAGGGATTCAAGGCAGAGGAATACTTCACTCATCATTCCGACATCAATCTTTCCACCCTTGCCGTGAAACTGAGTGTTGATAGGTTCCAACTTTCAGAGAGTCTGCAGCTCAAGGAACGCGAGACCGACCTCCGGGACAGAATCATCCACCTGATACTCGACTTCAGGATGAACTACGTGGAGCAGCATCTGAAGGCATTGCAGGCGAGACTTTCGCAGGAACAGGACATCGACAAGATGATGGAGATAATGGCAGAACTGAAGAATATGCAGGAAATGCGCAACATTCTCGCCAAGAAACTGGGCACGGATATTGTAGTAAGGTAA
- the cls gene encoding cardiolipin synthase: protein MIYIHWIVLVAYTLVAIAALIRVLMENRQPAKTMAWALILLFMPLVGIVLYFFFGQRTRKDRQIWQNSLDQITKRAMLEFVEQRNLSLPDEHKELISLFMNQNWALPFKNNEMEVYRNGYEFFPALLAEISQARHHIHFISYIIDDDPLGNLLADALIAKAREGVEIRLIYDDVGSWKTKERFFERMREEGIDIHPFMPVRFPLFTSKVNYRNHRKLCVVDGTVGFIGGMNVALRYVKGNEKQPWRDTHIKIKGYGVYGLQRAFLLDWFFVDRTLISDRKYYPTMNVGQNDVLAQIVTSNPTGQWPEIEQGYIKILLSAKRYVYMETPYFLPTEPILFAMRTAAVSGVDVRLLIPLRADSKIVEWASRSFVLEAARAGVKIMLYKQGFNHSKLLVSDDTLCTIGSTNVDFRSFENAFEANAFFYDKTMALKVKEIYLEDEAYSVSLESVKDITQRTFLQRLWESVIRLLSPLL from the coding sequence ATGATTTACATTCACTGGATAGTCCTTGTCGCCTATACGCTCGTGGCAATTGCTGCGCTCATTAGGGTACTGATGGAAAACCGTCAGCCGGCAAAGACTATGGCGTGGGCTTTGATTCTCTTGTTTATGCCGTTGGTGGGCATTGTCCTGTATTTCTTTTTCGGACAACGGACGCGCAAGGACCGACAAATATGGCAAAACAGCCTCGATCAGATAACCAAACGTGCGATGCTTGAGTTCGTGGAGCAGCGCAATCTCAGCCTGCCCGACGAGCATAAGGAACTCATCAGCTTGTTTATGAATCAGAACTGGGCACTTCCTTTCAAGAACAACGAAATGGAAGTGTATCGGAATGGCTATGAGTTTTTCCCGGCTTTATTGGCTGAAATAAGCCAAGCCAGGCATCACATACATTTCATTTCCTATATCATCGACGACGACCCATTGGGCAATCTGCTTGCCGACGCACTCATTGCGAAGGCGAGAGAAGGCGTGGAAATACGCCTGATATACGATGACGTGGGGTCGTGGAAGACGAAAGAGAGATTCTTTGAGCGAATGCGCGAGGAAGGAATAGACATACATCCCTTTATGCCTGTGCGTTTTCCGTTGTTCACAAGCAAGGTAAATTACAGGAACCACCGAAAACTTTGTGTCGTTGATGGTACGGTTGGTTTCATCGGTGGCATGAACGTGGCATTGCGATACGTTAAAGGCAATGAGAAACAACCTTGGCGAGATACCCATATCAAGATTAAGGGATACGGAGTCTACGGTCTTCAGCGTGCGTTTCTGCTCGATTGGTTCTTCGTGGACCGGACGCTGATCAGCGACCGAAAGTATTATCCCACTATGAATGTGGGACAGAATGACGTTCTGGCACAGATTGTTACGAGCAATCCAACCGGACAATGGCCCGAAATAGAGCAGGGATATATTAAGATTCTGCTGAGTGCGAAGAGATATGTATATATGGAAACACCGTATTTCCTGCCTACCGAGCCGATACTCTTCGCAATGCGCACGGCAGCCGTCTCAGGAGTGGACGTGCGTTTGCTGATACCTCTGCGCGCAGATTCAAAGATAGTGGAGTGGGCATCGCGTTCCTTCGTGCTCGAAGCTGCGCGGGCAGGTGTAAAGATAATGTTGTATAAACAAGGGTTTAACCATTCCAAGCTCCTTGTTTCCGATGATACATTATGCACAATAGGTTCTACGAACGTGGATTTCCGTAGTTTTGAAAATGCCTTTGAAGCCAATGCGTTCTTCTATGACAAGACAATGGCACTGAAGGTAAAGGAGATTTATCTTGAGGATGAGGCTTACAGCGTGAGTCTCGAAAGCGTGAAGGACATTACACAGCGCACCTTCCTGCAGCGTTTGTGGGAGTCTGTCATCAGATTGCTGAGTCCGTTATTGTAA
- a CDS encoding RsmD family RNA methyltransferase: MRIITGLYKGRHFDIPRTFKARPTTDFAKENIFNVLNGYIDFDDTTALDLFAGTGSITLELISRGCREIVSVEKDRDHSRFIAECVKKLGVDNNILIRGDVFRFLKTCHQKFDFIFADPPYALPELETIPDLVLKNGLLADDGIFVFEHGKQNDFSEHPNFKEHRSYGSVNFSIFGLAVKP; this comes from the coding sequence ATGCGCATCATAACAGGACTATATAAAGGAAGACATTTCGATATTCCACGCACGTTCAAGGCTCGGCCGACGACCGACTTTGCTAAAGAGAATATTTTCAACGTGCTGAATGGCTACATTGATTTCGACGACACTACGGCACTCGACTTGTTTGCAGGTACCGGAAGCATAACGCTCGAACTGATTTCACGCGGCTGCCGTGAGATTGTCAGCGTGGAGAAAGACAGAGACCACTCGCGTTTCATAGCCGAATGTGTGAAGAAACTCGGTGTGGATAACAATATTCTCATCCGTGGCGATGTGTTCCGTTTCCTGAAAACGTGTCATCAGAAGTTCGATTTCATTTTTGCCGACCCTCCTTATGCGCTCCCGGAACTGGAAACGATTCCCGATTTGGTTCTGAAAAACGGACTGCTTGCCGACGACGGCATATTCGTATTCGAGCATGGAAAGCAGAATGATTTTTCCGAACACCCTAATTTCAAGGAGCACAGAAGCTATGGGAGTGTGAATTTCAGCATATTCGGGCTTGCCGTCAAGCCTTAG